Genomic DNA from uncultured Methanospirillum sp.:
CAGGAATCCCGGCACGGTCTGCGGGTGGATATCAGTTAGCACCCGGTCTCGCAGGACCTCACTTCTGGGCCGAATTCTACCTTCCTGGTTACGGTTGGATTCCCGCTGATGTCACGATTGCAGAGAGTGCGGATTGGGCATTTGATAAGAGCGATTCAGATCGTGAAAAATTTAAGAACTACTACTTCGGAAACATGGATCCCTACCGATACACGATTCAGAATGATGTTGACATCTCCTTCACGCCAGATCCGGGGAATGATATCATCATGAACATGGTCCATCAGATACCGGCCTTGGTCTGTCAGGAGAGCAGGGAAGATGTAGAGATGCTTGGGATGCAGTACTGGAATATTATCTTATCAGAGGTCGGCCAGCCGGGCAGGACAGAGGAGTGAGTGGGCATAATAATCTTTTATTTTAAAAAAGTAAATGATTTATTTTGTACTCGTATCCTCGTTCAAATGAGGTATGAAACTACATTATAACCTCACCATACTCCCGGAATTAACCTGAATCGAACACTTTTTTTGTACTCTGAATATCCACCGAGTTCTTGTATCAGAGTCTGATCTTCATGCCTGGTTCTAATTATCATGAACCAAACAGCGATGAGACACGGAATACCTGCTAATAGGGACTGAAACATCAGCGGTTCGGTAATCAGGCAGAGAATGATTCCAAGATACCCGGGATGCCTGATAAATTTGTATGGGCCGCAGGTGATTACCTGATGACTCCGTTCTCTCTGAATCCTGACAACTGAAGAAAAGAACGAGTTTGTGATTGCTGCATAAATGAGGATCAGGTATCCAATAATGAACAACATGACTCCTGGAATCTGAAGTGACATTGGAATAACATTATACCAGTTATACCGGTGATCGAGTCCTGCAACTAGGAGAATTAGAAGACCGGATATGGTCAATAATGTGACAAGAGTTCGGTCCCATCCTTTTATTCCATCTCCCGGTCGTATCCGCTCAGTAATGAGGGAAATATCTATGGTAAATGAGAGAAAAATCGTTGCTCCCACGTGTATTACTAAAAATATCCAGGCCATCAGCCAGATTGGATCCCCTGATGTTCCAAGAAGTATCACTGCCATTACCAAAATAGGAATCAGCCCGATAGCCACTCCTTTGATCCTGACTCTTCGCTCACTTTCCCTGTTGTTATCAGAACCTGATGTACCAAAGAACCCTGCCATCAGACTTCTCCTAGTGATTCCTGCAATAAACCTGTTTTCCACCAATCCAGGTCTCATCTACCACAGGAGGAGATTTTGGATCAAGCAATCCGTCTAATATGACAAAGTCTGCAACCAATCCTTTGGCCAGCATCCCTCTCTCACTCTCCTGATTTCCGACATATGCACTTCCTGCAGTGTATATCCAGAGCCACTTCTCAAATGACATGATTTGATCTGGAGAAATAACGTTTCCGTTTCCGTCGCTCATGGTAGCGCCCATACAGATACAGGCAATAACGTCACGTGCATCCATGAACCCTCCCGGGTGATCACTGCTTCCTCCTAGAGTTATCCCATTCTCCATCATATCCTTATACGCAAACCAGGTTGCATTGGTGATCGGGAGTTTATTCAATCTACCGGCACGTGAAAGAAACTGAGGCTGAATTGCTGCACAGACATTCATTGAAGAAAGGTGAGATATCTGGTTTTGGCTCAAGAGATTGAGATGTTCAAACCTTGGCCTGATATTAAATCCCTGTGGTACTTCCTGTTTTGCAGATTCAAATGTTTTAAGAACTGCATCAACCGTTCGATTTCCAAGACAGTGTACACTGACCTGAAACCCGTGCCTGACAGATTCAATAAGCGTATTCTGAAAGTCATTTCGGTACATTCCACTGGAAATGGTCTGATCACCGATCTGTAATGTAAGAGCAGTTGTTGCCTGGTTTGCTCCATCACCGAATACCTTCACAGGTCCTACCCTGAGTTGTTTATCTCCTTCTCCAAATGTCAATTTCTCCAGTCTTTTCCCAATCAGATTATCAAGAAGGGCTGAACCATGAGGCATCATCAGAACCGAAACGGGAAGCCTCTTCTCTGAGTACAAACGACGGTATGCTTCTTCTGCATCTGGTGTAACTCCGGGATCATGAACTGCAGTAATTCCAAATCTGTGAAGATCACACGCTGCCTGCTCAATAAGTTCTGCATATCTGCAGGTTGAAATGGAGAGGGCACGACGAAGAACCGGAATACATGCTGTTTCAATAAGAACACCAGATATCTCTCCATCTTCACGCTTTTCGATAAAACCTGAGTCTGGATCCGGCGTATGGGTGCTAATTCCTGCAAAATTACAGGCCATGCTGTTTGCAAGAAGCGAGTGAAATGAAGTATGAAGTAGGATAGCAGGCTTTGAAGGGATACAATTGTCGAGTTCTTCACGGGAAATGTCAAAACCACCGTAGTGGAGATCAATCCATGGAAATCCGATAATCCATTCGGAATCCGGGTGTGCATCTCCGAATAATTTCAACCTGGACAGAACTTCTTCCTTTGATGAGCATCCATTGAGGTTAACCCATGTCGGAAGAAACGCACCAAAAGAGAGATGCATGTGAGAGTCGATGAAACCAGGGATAAGTGTTCTTCCGTTTAAATCGATAACCTCTGCTCCTTGGAACGATCTTAAAATTTCATGGTCTCCTACCGCGACAATTTTGCCGCTTTGAAAGACGATAGCATCAGCTTCTGGCTCTGACTTGTTCATCGTCAGGATTCTACCACCAATAAAGGCTGTGTGTGTAGTATCTGAAGTGTTATTTGTCATATTGAATTATCACCTGTGAAATGGCCTTTTTCCATCAAATTCTTGAAACAAGGCCTATTACAGAGGTTAGTTTCCAATAATTATTATTGTTACTATTGGGTAACTGAAGTGAATATCACAAACTTCTATTACTTCAAAATGATACCTCTTGTACAGAAATGGCTAAAATAATCTCTCAATATCGGGATGAAGCAAAAAAAAGAATCATTCAGGCTGGTTTTGAAGTCCTCCTCGAAAAGGGATACTGTCATACGACTATGGAAGAGATTGCCCACAAGCTTGAGGTAACAAAACCTGCTCTTTATCGGTACTTTACAAGCAAAGATGAACTGATCATCGAGAGTGCAAAAGATGGCCAGGAAAGATATCAGGAGGTCATTGATGAGCAGGGTAAAAACCGGTGTCCCATACACTCCTGGCTTGAGATATTTGATCAGGTGATGAACCAGAATCCTGGATACCAGTCACTCTATCTTGATATTGTAGCAATGTCGTATAGAAAAAAGGAACTGCAGGAGTTCTCATACACACGAATGAAAGAAGAGATAGAAAGGATTACCAAGAAATTCTCACACCTTCAGGATGATGATCTGATCCGCAGGGACATTGAACCCCATCACCTTGCTCTTACCCTGATTGCCCTGTTTAATGGGATGAGACTCCAGTTCCTGCTTGGGGTAGATCAGAATCAGCTTCGCGATACCTGGCTCAAAAATCTTCAGGATTTCTTGTTTACTAAAGAGCACAGAAGCAAAAACTCTTGCTACTCATGTCCATGGAACGATGACTGTACTCGAGTGATTGAATAAGGATAACCCTGACTTCGGTTAAAATTCATATTTCGGATAACAATCGCCTGGATGTGTATCTGTTACATTAATCTTAATTTATGTACAGCACAAAATACTGGTCCCATTTTTAAAAAAATAATCAATGCCAGTTCTTTCTCCATCCTGTCCGTAGATCCTTTTTTATACTCTCCGAGCAATAAAAAATAATTTATAGGTGCTGGGTATGGATACACGAAGGTATGTTCTCGGATTTATTCTGATTGTAACTCTTTGTATGGCACAGGGAGTGATAGCTGAACTTCATGAAAGTAACATCTCGTTTAATTCTTCACAGGCTGCCATGGAGGTTGGGCTCCCTGTAAAGCCGATGTTTCATGAAGCCATGACAATTCCACAACCCCTTGATCTGATGAGTCAGAAGGCATCAGACATCAATGGGACCGGGAACCTGACTAAACTGGTAGAATTCAACAACTCTGCTGGTGAATATTCGTTTGCTCAATTGATCATCAAGGGAACAGATGCAACCAGCTGGAGTTACACGATTCAGGGTAGTAATGCCACGAATGACTGTTACGCCTCGGCTCTTGTGCAGGTACAAAATGCAGACCAGATACTTCTGCAGGGCCATTCAATCAGCAAAGACAGATTTATTGCGTATGCAGGAGCTGGTCTACAAGATACTGACTGGAATGATGCAGGCAGGTATTCAGGTACTATCAGAATAAGTACGGAAACAGGGGAAGATGGAACACTAGCAATAATTACCGGAAGCAATGAAACCGGATCAATCGATCATCTCTGTCGGTCATACCATGAGATCTATCGAAATTGCTCTGAGTTATCTACCAACGAAGTTCCGGGTCTAGAGTGGAGCCCGGATACTAATTACGTAGGTGAATTCCCTAGTATTTTCTGCTATGATCAGTATGCGGGTGATTTTGCCTCCGTATCTCATGGAGGGCTGAAAAAATATTCTGGATACGCGATCAGTTACAACAATGAATCATACAGTTATCACAATATAGCAGGTGGATCTGGAAAAGCAATTACTGTGAATACTTATGGAGAACAATGGCCTCCAGGAAACATGAATATGCCTGGAAATGGATCTTATGAACAGGTAAGAGGAACTGATGTCACCTCTTTTGATCATCTTGGAGAGGCGATTTTTTTCAACAAACTCCATGGAGCGTATGGGGAAACAGAGGCAACAGCAGGCAATCTTGATTACCGGATATCACCCACAACAAACAAGCATGATCCAATGTCAGCAACCGGGTATGTGTGGGGATCAACTCAAGCCTCTACACCACAGTCTGGAACGAATAAATCTGCAATCCCTGCCACCATGAACGGATGGCTGCTTGGGGAATTTGTAGGCAATACTGGACTTATATATGAAGGTTATCAGTTATCAGGGGTAACAGTAAACAGGAATGTTCAGGGAGGAATTTTCTCCAGTAATTCAGACTTCCAGACCGGGGTAAGTGGCAACATCACCGCTGGAAGATCAGACAAATCAACATCTGTTTCCCGGATTGATGGGGCATCAAAATGGACAATCGACCTTTCTGATGATAACGCAACAACTCTCGATGGACGATGGATGGTCGATTCAATGCAGGGCTCCCCGGTTAGCAGGTCAGAACTTGCCATAAAGCCGGGTACATCGGCTTACATCTCGAGTAAGACGTACTCAGGCAGTAAATACATCAAAGACAGAGCATATTACAAATCTGGTACTTTAGATGTGCAATAACTCATGAATCTCCCGGCAATATGCCGGACTGCTTATCTTTTTCCTAAACTGATATTCTGCCTCCCAGCCGGGAGAGATGATATTGGTGAGACCCCTCCCATCGGGGGAAGATGTATTCAAAATAAGCCTGACGAAAAAAGGAATAACAAGAGTTGGTTACTTGATCTTCTTCTCGAGTTTTTTGAGTTTCTTCTTGGCGGCCTGACTGCCTTCAGCTACTAACTTCGCGAGTTCTTCTGCCTTTTCCTTCTTTGCTCTGTTCAGCTTACCCAGCTCTTTCTTACTTGTTGGCATACCGTCATCTCGCTCTTTGTCTGGGGACTTTATTAGTTTTTTTCCCTCATAAAATGTCCCTGCAATTTTGAGCTATTCAGGATTGTTCAATGATGTAATGCCGACAGCGGTTATCATTTTCCTGATGATTTTCACCTGTTCACTGCTGTCAGGATACAGTTTTCAGTTGGCACTGCAAGGCCACCGTCTTCCAGCCAGGGCGCAAGTCTTTTTTCTATAGTACAGAACATCCGGGTCTGTTCCTCACCTGACATCGCTGATATCTGTGCAGCAACCGAAAAAATTGAGAAATATGCAGGAAAGAGTTCGGCAAGTGATGGGTGACGGGCAACTTTCACATCAATTCTAATATCAATGCTGCGAAACCCCGCATTCTCCCACAAGCTTCTTCAGCATACGGGAATTGGAAAGCGAACAGGCAACCTGGAAGATGGTGGTCGAGTCTTCACCCAGATACTCGGCAAATGTATCGCATATGGCAACCACGTGCGGGCTTTTTTCCGCTCGACCCCAGGACGCTGATTACAAGTGTTCCCTCAAATGAAAGGACTCTTCTCATCTCCTTTAGTGCAGACACCTTGTCAGGGAAGAATTGAAGTCCTTGCTGGCAGATAACCGTGTCAAACTCTCCTGAAGAGAAAGACATCCTTGATACGTCACCCTGGCACCACCTGATGTCAGTCACACCCTCTTCTGCTGCACACCTGGTTGCAACCCGGAGCATTCCCCTGTTGAGATCAAGACAGACAAACTCGCCATCGGACCCAATAGGACCTGCTCCCGTTCTGCCCACGATGCCAGTACCGCAGGCAACATCCAGCACCCGCTTTTGAGAACCGATACCTCCGACGTTGATGAGGTCATGTGTCCGGTCGATCATCCACGTTGGCACGATATACCGTTCATAGGTTTCAGGTCCGTCGGTGCTCATCTGCCACTTGAAACCGGTCTGTGATGACATGTTATCCCTTACATCCCTCTGGATCATACCTGTCATGGACCATGCAACCGGCTATCCGTGCATTTGTATCAGATCTCTCTCTTTATCCAGGCCTCTATCAGTGCCCGGGAAATACTCTCTTTTGAAGGGACCTGAGGCAGGTTATCTCTGGTAAACCATCCAGCATCGTCAATCTCCTGCTTGTCTACACTGATCTCCCCTCCGGCATAATCTGCAACAAAACCGATCATGAGGGAGTCTGGAAAGGGCCATGGCTCACTCCCGAAGTACCTGATATTCTGGACCATAATGCCGACTTCTTCACTGACTTCTCGGCGGACTGTCTGTTCGAGGTTTTCACCAGGTTCATTGAATCCGGCGATGACCGAGTAGAACCCTGATGGAAACCGAGGGGAGTGGGCCAGCAGGATCTCATCACCCTTTTTGATAAGAATAATGATGGCAGGGGATATTCTCGGGTAGACGATTCGGCTGCAGCAAGGGCAAATTCGAGCCCGTTCTGTCGCTACCGGGTTTGTTTTGGTTCCATATACCCCACAGAAGGCAGTCGAGCGATAAAAGTCAAGGATTCGGACAGCATATGAGGCAATGGCCATATCGCTCTCTGGAACCTTTCCTGAGAGTTCCCTGACCGGTGACAATTACCAGCCGTCCGGGAGGGTAACTCCGTCGGAGATCCTGACTGGCGTAGAAGATGAGGTCATCCCTGGTATCAAGGTACGCCTGTTCTTCTGTCATCAGGCTTGCTGGGAACGGCCCATGTATGAGAACGGTGCCTGATTCCTTGTTTTTAAGGGAATAAACTTCATTACCCTGGACAATGATCCAGCGTTTCTGTGCGGGTGATGGATTCTCAGGTACCGGGTATGGCGGGAAAAGAGGGGTAACAGCGAAGAACGGATGATGCTCCATACAACTCAATATGTATTTGGAATAATCTCTGAAGCAGCCACCTCTGGGTTTTTATGGACCGTATGTCGCTCTGGTGTCATTCCATGTAAAAAAAGGTTGAAGGCTAAAACAAGATCAGATTCATTATTATCATACCCACAGTTTGAAACTGATTGAACGGTTGAATCGAAATTACAACGAAATTAAG
This window encodes:
- a CDS encoding isoprenylcysteine carboxylmethyltransferase family protein; this encodes MAGFFGTSGSDNNRESERRVRIKGVAIGLIPILVMAVILLGTSGDPIWLMAWIFLVIHVGATIFLSFTIDISLITERIRPGDGIKGWDRTLVTLLTISGLLILLVAGLDHRYNWYNVIPMSLQIPGVMLFIIGYLILIYAAITNSFFSSVVRIQRERSHQVITCGPYKFIRHPGYLGIILCLITEPLMFQSLLAGIPCLIAVWFMIIRTRHEDQTLIQELGGYSEYKKSVRFRLIPGVW
- a CDS encoding amidohydrolase, with the translated sequence MTNNTSDTTHTAFIGGRILTMNKSEPEADAIVFQSGKIVAVGDHEILRSFQGAEVIDLNGRTLIPGFIDSHMHLSFGAFLPTWVNLNGCSSKEEVLSRLKLFGDAHPDSEWIIGFPWIDLHYGGFDISREELDNCIPSKPAILLHTSFHSLLANSMACNFAGISTHTPDPDSGFIEKREDGEISGVLIETACIPVLRRALSISTCRYAELIEQAACDLHRFGITAVHDPGVTPDAEEAYRRLYSEKRLPVSVLMMPHGSALLDNLIGKRLEKLTFGEGDKQLRVGPVKVFGDGANQATTALTLQIGDQTISSGMYRNDFQNTLIESVRHGFQVSVHCLGNRTVDAVLKTFESAKQEVPQGFNIRPRFEHLNLLSQNQISHLSSMNVCAAIQPQFLSRAGRLNKLPITNATWFAYKDMMENGITLGGSSDHPGGFMDARDVIACICMGATMSDGNGNVISPDQIMSFEKWLWIYTAGSAYVGNQESERGMLAKGLVADFVILDGLLDPKSPPVVDETWIGGKQVYCRNH
- a CDS encoding TetR/AcrR family transcriptional regulator, which encodes MAKIISQYRDEAKKRIIQAGFEVLLEKGYCHTTMEEIAHKLEVTKPALYRYFTSKDELIIESAKDGQERYQEVIDEQGKNRCPIHSWLEIFDQVMNQNPGYQSLYLDIVAMSYRKKELQEFSYTRMKEEIERITKKFSHLQDDDLIRRDIEPHHLALTLIALFNGMRLQFLLGVDQNQLRDTWLKNLQDFLFTKEHRSKNSCYSCPWNDDCTRVIE
- a CDS encoding class I SAM-dependent methyltransferase, with the translated sequence MSSQTGFKWQMSTDGPETYERYIVPTWMIDRTHDLINVGGIGSQKRVLDVACGTGIVGRTGAGPIGSDGEFVCLDLNRGMLRVATRCAAEEGVTDIRWCQGDVSRMSFSSGEFDTVICQQGLQFFPDKVSALKEMRRVLSFEGTLVISVLGSSGKKPARGCHMRYICRVSG
- the nudC gene encoding NAD(+) diphosphatase, which produces MAIASYAVRILDFYRSTAFCGVYGTKTNPVATERARICPCCSRIVYPRISPAIIILIKKGDEILLAHSPRFPSGFYSVIAGFNEPGENLEQTVRREVSEEVGIMVQNIRYFGSEPWPFPDSLMIGFVADYAGGEISVDKQEIDDAGWFTRDNLPQVPSKESISRALIEAWIKREI